One genomic window of Malaciobacter molluscorum LMG 25693 includes the following:
- a CDS encoding murein transglycosylase domain-containing protein, with the protein MKRSVFILILIFFLVGCSSTDIYNITRAAISKDPSIAFKSLARSKSISYVTNPKSLENDIKSLDKNFKKIILTFTKAISGEWGKDNIELPKQKEYVKYMQNYKSRALIDFDKGLVTVETVDEKNTKDSLHNAIVTALLLPDDPQSVDLFNSNRVKLGKTPYLLGEVKDDQNKNIRYLWRANRFASILTKNIKYKTIKKDNKNLKVSYIEIPMVKDHATIRVAKFKNIVDKYSKRYKISKNLIYAIIKTESNFNQFAISNAGAIGLMQIVPTTAGQDAYKYLTNKNYTPNKSYLFNADNNIKLGTVYLKILNDRYLSGIYNKVSKEYCVISAYNTGSGNVLKTFSSNKTKAKNIINKSSASQVYKKLINDLPYTETRRYLKKVVTNKKGFVAL; encoded by the coding sequence ATGAAAAGAAGTGTATTTATATTAATTTTAATATTTTTTTTAGTTGGTTGTAGTAGTACAGATATTTATAATATTACTAGAGCAGCAATTAGTAAAGATCCTTCAATTGCATTTAAGTCATTGGCTAGATCTAAAAGTATTTCTTATGTAACAAATCCTAAAAGTTTAGAAAATGATATAAAATCATTAGATAAAAACTTTAAAAAAATTATTTTGACATTTACTAAAGCTATTAGTGGTGAGTGGGGAAAAGATAATATTGAGTTACCAAAACAAAAAGAATATGTAAAATATATGCAAAACTATAAAAGTAGAGCATTAATTGATTTTGATAAAGGTCTAGTAACTGTTGAAACAGTTGATGAAAAAAATACAAAAGATAGTTTGCATAATGCAATTGTAACTGCACTTTTACTTCCTGATGACCCTCAATCTGTTGATTTATTTAATTCTAATAGAGTTAAATTAGGAAAAACTCCATATTTATTAGGAGAAGTTAAAGATGATCAAAATAAAAATATAAGATATTTATGGAGAGCAAATAGATTTGCTTCAATTTTGACAAAAAATATAAAATATAAAACAATCAAAAAAGATAATAAAAATTTAAAAGTATCATATATTGAAATTCCCATGGTTAAAGACCATGCCACAATTAGGGTTGCAAAATTTAAAAATATTGTAGATAAGTATTCAAAAAGATATAAGATAAGTAAAAATTTAATTTATGCAATTATAAAAACTGAGAGTAATTTTAATCAATTTGCAATAAGTAACGCAGGTGCAATAGGTTTAATGCAAATTGTACCTACAACAGCTGGGCAAGATGCATATAAATATCTAACAAATAAAAACTATACTCCCAATAAGTCTTATTTATTTAATGCTGATAATAATATAAAATTAGGTACGGTTTATTTAAAAATATTAAATGATAGATATTTAAGTGGAATATATAATAAAGTATCAAAAGAGTATTGTGTGATAAGTGCTTATAATACAGGAAGTGGAAATGTTCTTAAAACATTTAGTTCAAATAAAACAAAAGCAAAAAATATAATAAATAAAAGTAGTGCTTCTCAAGTCTATAAAAAACTTATAAATGATCTACCTTATACTGAAACAAGAAGATATCTTAAAAAAGTAGTTACTAATAAAAAAGGATTTGTTGCTTTATAA
- the rpsB gene encoding 30S ribosomal protein S2: MVTMKDLLECGVHFGHQTRRWNPKMKKFIFGVRKNIYIIDLQKTLRYFRYTYNVVRDAAAEGQTMIFVGTKKQASEAVKRAAESCGMPYVNHRWLGGMLTNYGTIKKSIRKLEVIKKMREEGQFDLLTKKEALMLSRKEEKLELYLGGIKEMKNLPDLMFVLDAVKEKIAIKEARRLGIKVVAPLDTNCDPDLVDFPIPGNDDAIRSIQLFCQEMAAAVNEGKAAAADAEGNDELDAPVTEEEAKEVVAEAVAEEETTTEEEA; encoded by the coding sequence ATGGTTACAATGAAAGACCTATTAGAATGTGGTGTACACTTCGGACACCAAACAAGAAGATGGAATCCAAAAATGAAAAAATTCATTTTCGGTGTTAGAAAAAATATTTATATTATCGACTTACAAAAAACATTAAGATATTTTAGATATACATATAATGTAGTAAGAGATGCAGCTGCTGAAGGTCAAACTATGATCTTTGTTGGTACTAAAAAACAAGCTAGTGAAGCTGTAAAAAGAGCTGCTGAATCTTGTGGTATGCCATATGTTAACCATAGATGGTTAGGTGGTATGTTAACAAACTACGGAACAATCAAAAAATCAATTAGAAAATTAGAAGTTATTAAAAAAATGAGAGAAGAAGGTCAATTTGATCTTTTAACTAAAAAAGAAGCTTTAATGCTTTCAAGAAAAGAAGAAAAATTAGAGTTATATCTTGGTGGTATCAAAGAAATGAAAAACTTACCAGATTTAATGTTCGTTCTTGATGCAGTTAAAGAAAAAATTGCAATTAAAGAAGCAAGAAGATTAGGAATTAAAGTAGTTGCTCCTTTAGATACAAACTGCGATCCTGATTTAGTAGATTTCCCAATTCCAGGAAATGATGATGCTATTAGATCAATTCAATTATTTTGTCAAGAAATGGCAGCAGCAGTAAACGAAGGTAAAGCAGCAGCTGCGGATGCAGAAGGTAATGATGAACTTGATGCTCCTGTAACTGAAGAGGAAGCAAAAGAAGTAGTTGCTGAAGCAGTAGCAGAGGAAGAAACTACAACTGAAGAGGAAGCGTAA
- the tsf gene encoding translation elongation factor Ts, giving the protein MAGATPKLIKQLREMTGAGMLDCKNALNECDGDLDKSIQHLREAGLGKAAKKAGNVAAEGLISVLVNDDFTKGTILELNSQTDFVAKNDNFISLTKEITNHAQVNDIKDAETLASSTINGQEFTTFLNEKIATIGENLVARKLASVEGQVVNGYVHATGRVGVLLAATCDDAAKEKTAALLKSVAMHASAMKPTVISYTDLDPEFVESENRAIIAEIEADNDELKRLGKPLKNIPDFVSMSQLTDEAIANAKAKFEDELKQQGKPEKIWDKIIPGKIERYIQDNTQLDGRLALLSQPYVMDDKKTVEQAIADTDASIKIVEYIRFELGEGIEVEEEDFAAEVAKQMGK; this is encoded by the coding sequence ATGGCAGGTGCAACTCCAAAATTAATCAAACAATTAAGAGAAATGACTGGTGCAGGTATGCTTGATTGTAAAAATGCTTTAAATGAGTGTGATGGTGATTTAGATAAATCTATTCAACACTTAAGAGAAGCAGGATTAGGTAAAGCTGCTAAAAAAGCTGGTAATGTTGCAGCTGAAGGATTAATTTCAGTATTAGTTAATGATGATTTTACTAAAGGTACTATTTTAGAACTTAATTCTCAAACTGACTTTGTTGCTAAAAATGATAATTTTATCTCTTTAACTAAAGAGATTACAAATCATGCACAAGTTAATGATATTAAAGATGCTGAAACTTTAGCTTCATCTACAATTAATGGACAAGAATTTACTACATTTTTAAATGAAAAGATTGCAACAATTGGTGAAAATCTTGTTGCTAGAAAATTAGCTTCTGTTGAAGGACAAGTAGTTAATGGTTATGTTCATGCAACTGGTAGAGTAGGAGTTTTATTAGCTGCAACTTGTGATGATGCTGCTAAAGAAAAAACAGCTGCATTATTAAAAAGTGTAGCAATGCATGCTTCAGCTATGAAACCAACTGTTATTTCATATACTGATTTAGACCCAGAATTTGTTGAGTCTGAAAACAGAGCGATTATTGCTGAAATTGAAGCTGATAATGATGAATTAAAAAGATTAGGAAAACCTTTAAAAAACATTCCTGATTTTGTATCTATGTCTCAATTAACAGATGAAGCTATTGCTAATGCAAAAGCTAAATTTGAAGATGAGTTAAAACAACAAGGTAAACCAGAAAAAATTTGGGACAAAATTATTCCAGGAAAAATTGAAAGATATATTCAAGATAATACACAATTAGATGGTAGATTAGCATTATTATCTCAACCATATGTAATGGATGATAAAAAAACAGTTGAGCAAGCTATTGCTGATACTGATGCTTCAATTAAAATTGTTGAATATATTAGATTTGAACTTGGTGAAGGTATTGAGGTAGAAGAAGAAGATTTTGCAGCAGAAGTTGCAAAACAAATGGGTAAATAA
- a CDS encoding ABC transporter ATP-binding protein, producing MREQKENSSSHHIQNPLLLEAKGISHKFDYELFNNINLSLYKNETIAIIGMSGSGKSTLLNILSSLLQPNEGSVLYNGVDIYKLKKSKLLNIRREDFGIIFQAHYLFRGFSAKENLDIATLLSSNEIDTTLLKNLDIEHVINQGVGELSGGQQQRLSIARVLTKKPKVIFADEPTGNLDKQTSTHVMDALFKYVKNGEAGLILVTHDEELASKCDRTFKVVDLKLEEIR from the coding sequence GTGCGCGAACAAAAAGAAAATAGCTCGTCACATCATATTCAAAATCCCCTTTTGCTGGAAGCAAAGGGGATTTCTCATAAATTTGACTACGAACTTTTTAATAATATAAACTTGTCTTTATATAAAAATGAAACTATTGCTATTATTGGTATGAGTGGTAGTGGAAAATCTACATTGTTAAATATATTATCATCTCTTTTACAACCAAATGAAGGTTCTGTTCTTTATAATGGTGTTGATATATATAAATTGAAAAAATCAAAGCTTTTAAATATACGTAGAGAAGATTTTGGTATAATATTTCAAGCACACTATTTATTTAGAGGATTTAGTGCAAAAGAGAATTTAGATATTGCAACATTATTAAGTTCAAATGAGATAGATACTACTTTACTTAAAAATCTTGATATTGAACATGTTATAAATCAAGGTGTTGGAGAGTTAAGTGGAGGTCAGCAGCAAAGATTATCAATTGCTAGGGTTTTAACAAAAAAACCAAAAGTAATTTTTGCTGATGAACCTACAGGTAATTTAGATAAGCAGACTTCTACTCATGTAATGGATGCATTATTTAAGTATGTTAAAAATGGTGAGGCTGGACTTATTTTAGTTACACATGATGAAGAACTTGCAAGTAAATGTGATAGAACTTTTAAAGTTGTTGATTTAAAGTTAGAGGAGATAAGGTGA
- the gmk gene encoding guanylate kinase produces MFSEFGAILLISGPSGCGKSTLLKEVYKDIDEYYFSISTTTRAPREGEQHGVDYFFVSKEEFEKDIKGGNFLEYANVHENYYGTSLKPVKKALEEGKLVIFDIDVQGHDLVKRTDLAPYVTSVFITTPTLTELENRLNSRATDSKDVIEKRIKNAKIEINSVDKYDYFLINDDLQKASKKLVSIANITKIKSTLFDKNEVINSWMK; encoded by the coding sequence ATGTTTAGTGAATTTGGAGCAATATTACTTATCTCTGGACCAAGCGGATGTGGTAAATCGACTCTGTTAAAAGAGGTTTACAAAGATATTGATGAGTATTATTTCTCAATTTCTACTACTACAAGAGCTCCAAGAGAGGGTGAACAACATGGAGTTGATTACTTTTTTGTTTCAAAAGAAGAATTTGAAAAAGATATAAAAGGTGGAAACTTCTTAGAATATGCTAATGTTCATGAAAATTATTATGGAACATCATTAAAGCCTGTAAAAAAAGCTTTAGAAGAAGGTAAATTAGTTATCTTTGATATTGATGTTCAAGGACATGATTTAGTTAAAAGAACAGACCTTGCACCTTATGTTACATCTGTTTTTATAACTACTCCTACGCTTACTGAATTAGAAAATAGATTAAATTCAAGAGCAACTGATTCAAAAGATGTGATAGAAAAAAGAATTAAGAATGCAAAAATTGAAATTAATTCAGTTGATAAATATGATTATTTTTTAATAAATGATGATTTACAAAAAGCTAGTAAGAAATTAGTATCAATTGCAAATATTACAAAAATTAAATCAACTTTATTTGATAAAAATGAAGTTATAAATTCTTGGATGAAGTAG
- a CDS encoding EAL domain-containing response regulator, translating to MINNISILKNITILYAEDEESLREITLNILKGFTKKQFVAKDGKEGLELFKENEEEIDLIITDVNMPQMNGLEMIKEIKEINPNIPIIVATAFSNTEYLLEAIDIGVDKYVLKPIDMKKLLQTMSQSLLYHELKDLYIDKLTHLPNRNRLKKDLEQTKEDLMALINIDKFSTINDLFGENNGDRILSEFSDSLKEHFNKQDYKIYRIEADKFAIVCRDEKKDIIEFKNKCKDFADNIQKDTIIIDDNEIDLAITIGIAKGDGNRAYKFSQRVIAYARSKFEQVMIYEDSFNIQESFEENIKWVKKIKNGLKNGNFKGFYQPIVNNKTQEIYKYEALIRFIEDNGEVIAPFKFLDIAKKAKLYPNIIRVMLKEALLLIKNKNKRVAVNISFEDIASSETRKFIYEELRNESQYTNLLEFEILESEEISDMQIVKKFIKDVKELGCNVGVDDFGAGYSNFNMLTNLDIDFVKIDSSLIKEIDHSKNQEIIVNTISTFSKEFGFATVAEFVSSKEIYEKVKSLDITYSQGYYFGKPISFDEV from the coding sequence ATGATTAACAATATATCAATATTAAAAAATATTACTATATTATATGCAGAAGATGAAGAGAGTTTAAGAGAGATAACCTTAAATATTTTAAAAGGTTTTACAAAAAAACAATTTGTTGCAAAAGATGGGAAAGAAGGTCTTGAACTATTTAAAGAAAATGAAGAAGAAATTGATTTAATCATTACAGACGTAAATATGCCACAGATGAATGGCTTAGAAATGATTAAAGAAATTAAAGAAATAAATCCAAATATTCCTATTATTGTTGCAACTGCTTTTTCTAATACGGAGTATTTACTTGAGGCAATAGATATTGGTGTAGATAAATATGTATTAAAGCCAATAGATATGAAAAAACTACTTCAAACTATGAGCCAATCACTACTTTACCATGAGTTAAAAGATTTATATATTGATAAATTAACACACCTACCAAATAGAAATAGATTAAAAAAAGACTTAGAGCAAACAAAAGAAGATTTAATGGCTCTAATTAATATAGATAAATTCTCTACTATTAATGATTTATTTGGAGAAAATAATGGAGATAGAATTTTATCAGAATTTTCTGATAGTTTAAAAGAACATTTTAACAAACAAGATTATAAAATCTATAGAATTGAAGCTGATAAATTTGCAATTGTTTGTAGAGATGAAAAAAAAGATATTATTGAATTTAAAAACAAATGTAAAGATTTTGCTGATAATATTCAAAAAGATACTATTATTATTGATGATAATGAAATTGATTTAGCAATTACTATAGGTATTGCAAAAGGTGATGGAAATAGAGCTTATAAATTTTCTCAAAGAGTTATTGCTTATGCAAGAAGCAAATTTGAACAAGTTATGATTTATGAAGATTCTTTTAATATTCAAGAATCATTTGAAGAAAATATTAAATGGGTAAAGAAAATCAAGAATGGTCTAAAAAATGGCAATTTTAAAGGTTTTTATCAACCAATTGTAAACAATAAAACTCAAGAAATTTATAAATATGAAGCTTTAATTAGATTTATTGAAGATAATGGAGAGGTAATAGCTCCATTTAAATTCTTAGATATTGCAAAAAAAGCAAAACTCTATCCCAATATAATAAGAGTTATGTTAAAAGAGGCTCTACTTTTAATTAAAAATAAAAATAAAAGAGTTGCAGTTAATATTTCTTTTGAAGATATTGCAAGTAGTGAAACAAGAAAATTTATATATGAAGAATTAAGAAATGAGAGTCAATATACAAATCTTTTAGAATTTGAAATATTAGAAAGTGAAGAGATTTCTGATATGCAAATTGTAAAAAAATTTATAAAAGATGTAAAAGAACTAGGCTGTAATGTAGGAGTAGATGACTTTGGTGCAGGATACTCAAACTTTAATATGCTTACTAATTTAGATATTGATTTTGTAAAAATTGATAGTTCTTTAATAAAAGAGATTGATCATTCAAAAAATCAAGAAATCATTGTAAATACTATTTCAACATTCTCTAAAGAGTTTGGATTTGCAACAGTTGCAGAGTTCGTAAGTAGTAAAGAGATCTATGAAAAAGTAAAATCACTTGATATTACATATTCACAAGGTTACTACTTTGGTAAACCAATAAGTTTTGATGAAGTATAA
- a CDS encoding heavy metal translocating P-type ATPase, translated as MSKIKCNHCHLEYDDDIMIKDGNLHFCCKGCQGVYHLLKSDGLDSFYDKLGNKTITPPIQADNDVEKFDTQSFEENFISVTNDGYKKIDLIIEGIHCAACVWLNEKVLFNTDGIIEANINFSTNKAKIVWDNEKINLSQIILKIRSIGYNAYAYDASIADEQASKAKRDFFIRMMVAVFATMNIMMLSVAKYTGFFTGIDEEIKNYIHIAEFIFSTPVLFYSGWIFFKGAYYGLKNRILNMDFLVISGASFSYIFSLYILFGGKGESYFDSVAMIITFVLVGKYLEVIGKKSAVDTLDKIKSSIPLEATIIEEGVKKVLPINSVKVGDIVELKAGEKASFDGKLISSSASFDESSLSGESLPIDKIKGEKIFSGTINNESVIRYEVEKTYKDSTLNSIVTLLEDSLSSKPKIEHKANEISKGFSLTILSLSIITFIVWYYFGIDLGFDYDGVNHFEKSFIVAISVIVIACPCALALATPIANLIGISELAKRGLLFKEAKFIETLATADTLVLDKTGTITKGKLKVKKAKILDNNIHKLNLLYSLIINSNHPISKSIKRYLQDNYTLQEKELFDIKTISAKGVIAKYRNIDGKKFNLIGGNIKLLKDNKINYKFDSENSIYLFAIDSKVIATFELEDELKDNAKETIFNINSMGINTVMLTGDNNKTASKVAKQLGIRNYVSDVNPIEKAQFIEDLKKHNRIVVMAGDGINDSVALAKSDVAIAMGNSADIALSVSDIVLLNNSLKSLEESFIISKRTYKFIKQNLLISLIYNAITIPLAIAGYVIPLVAALSMSLSSLLVVGNSMRIKLKNRGEINDCK; from the coding sequence GTGTCAAAAATAAAATGTAATCATTGTCATTTAGAGTATGATGATGATATTATGATTAAGGATGGGAATCTACATTTTTGTTGTAAAGGATGTCAAGGAGTTTATCATTTATTAAAATCTGATGGTTTAGACTCTTTTTATGATAAATTAGGAAATAAAACAATTACTCCCCCAATTCAAGCAGATAATGATGTTGAGAAGTTCGATACACAAAGCTTTGAAGAAAATTTTATAAGTGTTACAAATGATGGATATAAAAAAATTGATTTAATTATTGAAGGAATCCATTGTGCTGCTTGTGTGTGGTTAAATGAAAAAGTATTATTTAACACAGATGGTATTATTGAAGCTAATATAAATTTTTCTACAAATAAAGCAAAAATTGTGTGGGATAATGAAAAAATAAATTTATCTCAAATTATATTAAAAATTAGAAGTATAGGTTATAACGCATATGCTTATGATGCGAGTATTGCAGACGAGCAAGCAAGTAAAGCAAAAAGAGATTTTTTTATAAGAATGATGGTTGCTGTATTTGCAACTATGAATATTATGATGCTTTCAGTTGCAAAATATACTGGTTTTTTTACTGGAATTGATGAAGAAATAAAAAATTACATTCATATTGCTGAATTTATATTTTCTACTCCTGTATTATTTTATAGTGGATGGATATTTTTCAAAGGTGCATATTATGGTTTAAAAAACCGTATCTTAAATATGGATTTTTTAGTAATTTCAGGAGCATCATTTTCTTATATATTCTCATTGTATATTCTTTTTGGTGGAAAAGGTGAGAGTTATTTTGATAGTGTTGCTATGATTATTACTTTTGTATTAGTTGGTAAATATTTAGAAGTAATAGGGAAAAAATCAGCAGTAGATACACTTGATAAAATTAAAAGTTCAATTCCCCTTGAAGCAACTATTATTGAAGAAGGAGTAAAAAAAGTCCTTCCAATAAATAGTGTAAAAGTTGGAGATATTGTAGAATTAAAAGCAGGAGAAAAAGCATCTTTTGATGGAAAATTAATTAGTAGTAGTGCTTCTTTTGATGAATCAAGTTTAAGTGGTGAATCTTTACCTATTGATAAAATAAAAGGTGAAAAGATATTTAGTGGAACAATAAATAATGAATCAGTTATTAGATATGAAGTTGAAAAAACTTATAAAGATTCAACTTTAAATTCAATTGTAACACTACTTGAAGACTCTCTTAGCTCTAAACCAAAAATAGAACATAAAGCAAATGAAATTTCAAAAGGTTTTAGTCTTACAATATTATCTTTATCTATTATAACTTTTATTGTTTGGTATTATTTTGGAATAGATTTGGGGTTTGATTATGATGGTGTAAATCATTTTGAAAAATCATTTATTGTAGCAATTTCTGTTATTGTTATTGCTTGTCCATGTGCTTTAGCATTAGCTACCCCAATTGCAAATTTAATAGGTATTTCAGAACTTGCAAAAAGAGGATTGCTTTTTAAAGAAGCAAAATTTATTGAAACATTAGCAACGGCAGATACTTTAGTTCTTGATAAAACAGGGACGATTACAAAAGGAAAATTAAAAGTTAAAAAAGCAAAAATTTTAGACAATAATATACATAAATTAAATCTTTTATACTCTTTAATTATTAATTCGAATCATCCTATTAGTAAATCAATAAAAAGATATTTACAAGATAATTATACTTTACAAGAAAAAGAGCTTTTTGATATTAAAACTATTAGTGCAAAGGGAGTAATAGCAAAGTATAGAAATATTGACGGTAAAAAATTTAATTTAATAGGTGGGAATATTAAACTATTAAAAGATAATAAAATTAATTATAAATTTGATAGTGAGAATTCTATTTATTTATTTGCTATAGATTCAAAAGTTATTGCTACTTTTGAACTTGAAGATGAACTAAAAGATAATGCAAAAGAGACTATCTTTAATATAAATTCCATGGGAATTAATACTGTTATGCTAACAGGAGATAACAATAAAACAGCATCAAAAGTTGCAAAACAATTAGGAATAAGAAATTATGTAAGTGATGTGAATCCTATTGAAAAAGCACAATTTATTGAAGATTTAAAAAAACATAATAGAATAGTTGTTATGGCAGGTGATGGAATAAATGATTCTGTTGCTTTAGCAAAAAGTGATGTAGCTATTGCTATGGGTAATTCTGCAGATATTGCACTTAGTGTATCTGATATTGTTTTGTTAAATAATTCACTAAAAAGTTTAGAAGAGTCTTTTATAATTTCAAAAAGAACTTATAAATTTATAAAACAAAATCTTTTAATATCATTGATTTATAATGCAATTACAATACCACTTGCAATTGCAGGCTATGTTATACCTTTAGTTGCTGCATTATCAATGAGTTTAAGTTCTTTACTTGTTGTTGGAAATTCAATGAGAATAAAATTAAAAAATAGGGGGGAAATAAATGACTGTAAATGA
- the ccoS gene encoding cbb3-type cytochrome oxidase assembly protein CcoS, which yields MTVNDTLLMMLVVALVISFAILGIFIWGAKNGQFDDSEKMMGGLLFDSTDDLNDAKAKDDRIKEAKKEHKKSKSPKE from the coding sequence ATGACTGTAAATGATACTCTTTTAATGATGTTAGTTGTAGCGCTAGTAATATCTTTTGCAATATTAGGAATATTTATATGGGGTGCAAAAAATGGACAATTTGATGATAGTGAAAAAATGATGGGTGGTTTACTTTTTGATTCAACTGATGATTTAAATGATGCAAAAGCTAAAGATGATAGGATAAAAGAAGCAAAAAAAGAGCATAAAAAAAGTAAATCACCCAAAGAGTGA
- a CDS encoding c-type cytochrome — protein sequence MKKIVLGTLIAAASLMAANFAQCASCHGAKAEKKALGKSKIIAGWPAEKIEKALHGYKDGSYGGAMKGVMKGQVARLSDADIKELAKTISSFK from the coding sequence ATGAAAAAAATTGTATTAGGAACTTTAATTGCTGCAGCATCTTTAATGGCTGCAAATTTCGCACAATGTGCAAGCTGTCATGGAGCTAAAGCTGAGAAAAAAGCTTTAGGTAAATCTAAAATCATTGCTGGTTGGCCAGCAGAAAAAATCGAAAAAGCTTTACATGGTTATAAAGATGGATCTTATGGTGGAGCAATGAAAGGTGTTATGAAAGGTCAAGTTGCAAGACTTTCTGATGCTGATATTAAAGAACTAGCTAAAACTATTTCATCATTCAAATAA
- a CDS encoding ATP-binding cassette domain-containing protein, whose protein sequence is MNNDVVLSIKNLTFAYDKNKPIFQDFNLELKKGELVCIVGESGKGKSTLFELICNNLKPSKGEIKAQKLSCIYQDPYSSFHPSFSIINQIKDVIHDKEYFYKNINIFIKELNLSNELLEKKPHKLSGGQLQRCSILRSLLMNPKLLLVDEATSALDNVIALEVMKLLLKYLDKCAILLITHDMSLAKWCANKIIDLNRLYNGK, encoded by the coding sequence ATGAATAATGATGTAGTTTTAAGTATAAAAAATTTAACTTTTGCATATGATAAGAATAAACCAATATTTCAAGATTTTAATCTTGAATTAAAAAAGGGTGAATTGGTTTGTATTGTTGGAGAAAGTGGAAAAGGAAAAAGTACACTTTTTGAACTTATATGTAATAACTTAAAACCCTCAAAAGGAGAGATAAAAGCACAAAAATTAAGTTGTATTTATCAAGATCCTTATAGTTCTTTTCATCCATCTTTTAGTATTATAAATCAAATAAAAGATGTGATTCATGATAAAGAATATTTTTATAAAAATATCAATATTTTTATAAAAGAGTTAAATTTAAGTAATGAACTTTTAGAAAAGAAACCACATAAATTAAGTGGTGGACAGTTACAACGTTGTTCTATTTTAAGAAGTTTATTAATGAATCCAAAGTTATTATTAGTAGATGAAGCAACATCTGCTTTAGATAATGTAATTGCATTAGAAGTTATGAAGTTACTTCTTAAATATTTAGATAAATGTGCAATACTTTTAATTACTCATGATATGTCTCTTGCAAAGTGGTGTGCTAACAAAATAATAGATTTAAATAGGTTGTATAATGGGAAATAA
- the hemH gene encoding ferrochelatase encodes MMGNKKALVLLNMGGPRTKDELKMFLTNMFNDKNIITVKSNLLRKMIAFFITTSRLNSAWENYEKIGGYSPINKITEDLVDKLNDSFDDIFVTQAMRYTPPFASSAVNEIRQKQIKDVILLPLYPQYSTTTTKSSVEDFIEVANDEFNIEVIDPFYKNDTFNDVIIKELTSIVENVSEYNLIFSAHGLPQKIVDAGDVYEKNINEHVKILSEKLQEKGFNFKSINLAYQSKVGPMKWLEPSLDNMLKNFKEQKVLIYPIAFIIDNSETDFELSIEYKEIADEIGISEYKVCKCVNDSLEFQETIKELISK; translated from the coding sequence ATAATGGGAAATAAAAAAGCTTTAGTTTTATTAAATATGGGTGGACCAAGAACAAAAGATGAGTTGAAAATGTTTCTAACAAATATGTTTAATGATAAAAATATTATTACTGTAAAAAGTAATTTATTAAGAAAAATGATTGCATTTTTTATTACAACTTCAAGATTAAATAGTGCTTGGGAAAATTATGAAAAAATAGGTGGATATTCACCAATAAATAAAATAACAGAGGATTTAGTTGATAAGTTAAATGATAGTTTTGATGATATATTTGTTACTCAAGCAATGAGATATACACCTCCATTTGCTTCAAGTGCAGTAAATGAAATAAGACAAAAACAAATAAAAGATGTAATTTTACTTCCTTTATATCCTCAATATTCAACGACTACTACAAAATCATCAGTTGAAGACTTTATTGAAGTAGCAAATGATGAGTTTAATATAGAAGTAATTGACCCTTTTTATAAAAATGATACTTTTAATGATGTAATAATAAAAGAATTAACTTCCATAGTTGAAAATGTAAGTGAATATAATCTTATCTTTTCAGCTCATGGGCTTCCCCAAAAAATAGTAGATGCAGGGGATGTTTATGAAAAAAATATTAATGAACATGTAAAAATATTATCTGAAAAGTTACAAGAAAAAGGATTTAATTTTAAATCAATAAATTTAGCATATCAATCAAAAGTTGGACCAATGAAGTGGTTAGAACCTTCACTAGATAATATGTTGAAAAATTTTAAAGAACAAAAAGTTCTAATTTATCCAATAGCATTTATTATTGATAATTCAGAAACAGATTTTGAATTAAGTATAGAGTATAAAGAAATAGCAGATGAAATAGGAATTAGTGAATATAAAGTGTGTAAATGTGTAAATGATAGTTTAGAGTTTCAAGAAACAATAAAAGAATTGATAAGTAAATAA